One genomic region from Gossypium hirsutum isolate 1008001.06 chromosome D13, Gossypium_hirsutum_v2.1, whole genome shotgun sequence encodes:
- the LOC107919814 gene encoding E3 ubiquitin-protein ligase PRT6 isoform X3, giving the protein MESPADSSPIRPRDRVVRRLAALGIPMEYLEKRYEGIIDFVNGNGLLLPEIVSSLLPTDEDVAESIQDASLRSKKWMCLSMKNQFRESMVWLQWLMFQGEPTNTLKNLEDSSVEQRGVCGAVWGSNDIAYRCRTCEHDPTCAICVPCFQNGNHKDHDYTIIYTGGGCCDCGDETAWKQEGFCTKHIGSEQIRPLDDDLANSVGPVLDALFICWKNKLFAAECIFQENMRATDCGAEQRKAANELTYVVVEMLIEFCKCSDSLLSFIARRVISLDGLLDILVRAERFFSDGVVKKLHELLLKLLAEPIFKNEFSKAFLGYYPTVIHEAIKEGSDSIFNKKYPLISTFSVQIFTVPTLTPRLVKEMNLLDMLLKCLENIFLSCAREDGRLLAAKWGSLYDTTNRVIEDIRVVMSHDVVSRYAIHEQKDFLRAWLKLLTFVQGMNPIKRETGLHIEEENEAMHLLFVLSHSIANIHSLLVDGAFSVATNEGASCLPYAYKQDVDDGDSIRHAKVGRLSQESSVYSVTGRSVSKATEIGSDSIYHSIPSTVIWLIQECLRALETWLEVDGGTPAALQSLSSPNSSGISDSNFLAIKKTLYNIKKGKYFGKLTGSSENLSSQSSSPVYSGNRASDEMEIAKNIGYDSTSSSAEIDPVACGYMGLDVSAMETDNGIGVATLRVLSLSEWPDIIYDVSSQEISVHVPLYRLFSLLLQKALRMSYGESIMPNLTNACLASSLSAHVDFFCNILKGCNPLGFSASVMEHPLRIRVFCAQVIAGMWRKNGDAALVSCEWYRSVCWTEQGLELDLFLMQCCAALAPPDLYVKRIVERFGLLNYISLTLERSNEYEPVLVQEMLTLIMQILLERRFCGRNTADSLKRELIYKLAIGDATHSQLVKSLPRELSKSDQLQEILDRVAVYSNPSGFNQGMYSLRWAYWKELDLYHPRWNSRDLQVAEERYLRFCGVSAMTTQLPKWTKIYPPLEGVARIATCRETLKIIRAVLFYSVFTDKFTESRAPDGILMTALHLLSLALDIYLQQNGSGGVEHHIGDSNSMLDFASEAITESLNYTAGNQSLLSLLVALMRMHRQDNENNYMESSKSSFSPLIESLLKKFAEVDSQCMTKLQQLAPEVVSHLSKSTSNTERRTSGSASDSEMRKAKARERQAAILAKMKEEQSKFLSSISSTADDSKSEAEVSDSDLEHEAEGAVQQSCSLCHDPTSKDPVSFLILLQKSRLLSFVDRGPPSWDQCSEEQGYIPANRSSNQSGSNASAHNSGLASSSVQLTENPVIESNNNRQGQDREVNVILEFFKSRFPSVRSTQAPLTSTDVGDSSIYNIEKLEEDMYKSIRNEMCNNLLRSSFKTDVVSSATECSQGNHRDAEIDILGKYIVALSSETIGNPLGTENTDVDRELTESTSQPLVYDGFGPLDCDGIYLSSCGHAVHQSCLDRYLSSLKERFARRSFFEGAHIVDPNQGEFLCPVCRRLANSVLPVVNGTSRKAGRQPMTSTVDQVPSLGSSSAANKETCSLLLQQGLCLLKTAANVVGRPDFFEGLSFQRKESLSQNLEPISCVLSKMYFSKMQDRFLGSPRLSHPIILWDTLKYSLMSTEIAARSGKTYMAANYTLTSLYKEFKSSSEFTFSLLQRVVQNLSTTNSLHALQRFRGLQLFAESICSGLVFDNHSTTHNKEDKLLRILKHDDKEALYPDIQLWNSASHPVLARDPFSSLIWVVFCLPCPFISCEESLSSLVHIFYVVSVIQLQRPNF; this is encoded by the exons ATGGAATCGCCTGCCGATTCTTCGCCGATTAGGCCCCGTGATCGAGTCGTACGG AGGTTAGCTGCTTTAGGGATTCCAATGGAGTACCTTGAGAAGCGTTATGAGGGGATAATTGATTTTGTTAATGGTAATGGATTATTGTTGCCAGAGATAGTTTCCTCACTCTTACCTACAGATGAGGATGTGGCTGAGTCAATACAAGATGCTAGTTTAAGGTCTAAGAAATGGATGTGCCTAAGTATGAAAAATCAATTTCGTGAGAGTATGGTTTGGTTGCAGTGGCTGATGTTTCAGGGTGAACCGACAAACACTTTGAAAAACCTAGAGGACTCGAGTGTTGAACAACGTGGTGTTTGTGGTGCAGTTTGGGGATCGAATGACATTGCATATAGGTGCCGGACGTGTGAGCATGATCCAACTTGTGCTATTTGTGTTCCCTGTTTCCAGAATGGGAATCACAAGGATCATGACTATACGATTATCTATACCGGTGGCGGTTGCTGTGATTGTGGGGATGAAACGGCATGGAAACAGGAGGGGTTCTGCACGAAGCATATAGGTTCTGAACAGATTCGACCACTCGATGATGACTTAGCAAACTCTGTTGGTCCAGTGCTTGATGCACTCTTTATTTGTTGGAAAAACAAGCTATTCGCAGCAGAATGTATATTTCAGGAAAATATGAGAGCAACTGATTGTGGTGCTGAGCAGAGGAAGGCTGCAAATGAGCTTACTTATGTGGTTGTTGAGATGCTTATAGAATTTTGCAAGTGTAGTGACAGTTTGCTTAGTTTTATAGCTAGGAGGGTAATTTCTCTAGATGGTTTATTGGATATTCTGGTTAGAGCAGAGAGGTTCTTTAGTGATGGTGTCGTGAAGAAGCTCCATGAACTGCTGCTGAAATTGCTGGCAGAGCCCATCTTCAAAAATGAATTTTCTAAAGCATTTTTAGGTTACTACCCAACTGTTATACATGAAGCCATAAAAGAGGGAAGTGACAGCATTTTCAATAAGAAATACCCACTGATCTCAACTTTCTCTGTCCAAATATTCACAGTGCCAACACTAACTCCTCGTCTTGTGAAGGAGATGAACCTATTGGACATGCTACTGAAATGCTTggaaaacatttttctttcttgcGCTCGAGAAGATGGTCGTTTGCTG GCTGCTAAGTGGGGAAGTTTGTATGATACCACTAACCGTGTAATTGAAGACATCCGGGTTGTTATGAGCCATGATGTAGTCTCCAGATATGCAATCCATGAGCAGAAGGACTTCTTAAGAGCTTGGCTAAAGCTTTTGACTTTTGTGCAAGGGATGAACCCTATAAAGAGGGAAACTGGCCTCcatattgaagaagaaaatgaggCTATGCATTTGCTTTTTGTTTTAAGCCATTCTATTGCCAATATTCACTCCCTTCTGGTAGATGGTGCATTTTCTGTTGCCACAAATGAAGGGGCAAGCTGTCTTCCTTACGCTTATAAGCAAGATGTGGATGATGGAGATAGCATAAGACATGCAAAAGTAGGAAGGCTCTCCCAAGAGAGTTCTGTTTATAGTGTAACAGGAAGGAGTGTTTCAAAGGCTACTGAAATAGGATCtgattccatatatcattcaattCCCTCCACTGTCATCTGGTTAATACAGGAGTGCTTGAGGGCTTTGGAGACTTGGTTGGAAGTTGATGGCGGTACCCCTGCTGCTCTTCAGAGTTTATCTTCTCCAAATAGTAGTGGCATTTCTGATAGCAATTTTTTGGCAATAAAGAAAACCTTGTACAACATTAAGAAAGGCAAATATTTTGGGAAGCTAACTGGTTCAAGTGAAAATCTTAGCTCACAAAGTTCTTCACCTGTATATAGTGGAAATCGAGCAAGTGATGAAATGGAGATTGCTAAAAATATAGGCTATGACAGTACAAGCTCTTCAGCTGAAATTGATCCTGTTGCATGCGGTTATATGGGTTTGGATGTCAGTGCCATGGAGACAGACAATGGCATAGGAGTAGCGACTCTACGTGTTTTGAGTTTAAGCGAATGGCCAGATATCATTTATGATGTTAGTTCACAAGAGATATCTGTTCACGTTCCATTATATCGATTATTTTCCTTGCTTTTGCAGAAGGCATTGAGAATGTCTTATGGTgaatctataatgccaaatctaACAAATGCTTGTTTGGCAAGTTCATTATCAGCACATGTAGATTTCTTTTGCAACATCCTTAAGGGCTGCAATCCTTTGGGGTTCTCTGCCTCTGTTATGGAGCACCCTTTACGGATTAGGGTATTTTGTGCTCAAGTTATTGCTGGAATGTGGCGGAAGAATGGGGATGCTGCCCTAGTATCTTGTGAGTGGTACCGCTCTGTTTGCTG GACTGAACAAGGCTTGGagcttgatttattcttgatgcaGTGTTGTGCTGCACTAGCTCCTCCTGATCTCTATGTTAAGAGAATTGTAGAGCGCTTTGGGCTGTTGAACTACATCTCTCTTACTCTTGAGAGGTCAAATGA GTATGAGCCAGTTCTTGTTCAGGAAATGCTCACTCTAATCATGCAAATATTACTAGAAAGGAGATTTTGTGGACGCAATACGGCTGACAGTTTGAAAAGAGAACTGATTTATAAGTTAGCCATTGGAGATGCTACTCACAGTCAACTAGTGAAATCTCTACCACGTGAGCTTTCCAAGTCTGACCAGCTTCAAGAAATTTTAGATAGGGTTGCTGTATACTCTAATCCATCAGGCTTTAATCAG GGAATGTATTCATTGCGTTGGGCCTATTGGAAGGAGCTGGATTTATACCACCCTCGTTGGAACTCAAGGGATTTGCAAGTTGCAGAAGAAAGATACTTGCGTTTCTGTGGTGTTTCTGCAATGACTACTCAGCTGCCTAAGTGGACAAAGATATATCCTCCTCTTGAGGGAGTCGCTAGGATTGCTACATGCAGAGAGACACTTAAGATTATTCGTGCAGTTCTATTCTATTCTGTTTTCACTGATAAATTTACTGAATCACGTGCTCCTGATGGTATCCTAATGACAGCCCTGCACTTACTTTCACTAGCATTAGACATTTATTTGCAGCAGAATGGATCTGGTGGTGTAGAACATCATATTGGAGATTCAAATTCCATGCTGGATTTTGCTAGTGAAGCAATTACTGAATCATTAAACTATACTGCTGGCAACCAGAGCTTGTTATCACTTCTTGTTGCATTAATGAGAATGCATCGGCAAGACAACGAAAACAATTACATGGAATCCAGCAAAAGCAGTTTTTCTCCTCTGATTGAAAGTTTATTGAAGAAGTTCGCTGAAGTTGATTCCCAGTGCATGACCAAACTGCAACAACTTGCACCTGAAGTGGTCAGCCACCTGTCAAAATCTACTTCTAATACCGAGAGGAGGACATCAGGTTCAGCTTCTGATAGTGAAATGCGCAAGGCGAAAGCTCGTGAAAGACAAGCTGCCATATTG GCTAAAATGAAAGAAGAGCAGTCCAAGTTTTTGTCAAGCATCAGTTCCACTGCTGATGATTCAAAATCTGAAGCAGAAGTTTCTGATTCTGACTTGGAACATGAAGCAGAGGGTGCTGTGCAGCAGAGTTGCTCCCTTTGCCATGATCCTACTTCCAAAGATCCTGTTTCTTTCTTGATTcttctacaa AAATCTAGGCTTTTGAGCTTTGTTGATAGAGGTCCTCCATCATGGGATCAATGTTCAGAGGAGCAAGGTTATATTCCCGCAAATAGGTCATCCAATCAGTCAGGTTCAAATGCCTCTGCCCACAATTCAGGATTGGCTTCTTCGTCAGTACAGTTGACTGAAAATCCAGTTATTGAGTCTAACAATAACAGGCAGGGACAAGATAGGGAGGTAAATGTCATTCTTGAGTTTTTCAAGTCTCGATTTCCTTCAGTGAGGAGCACTCAAGCACCTTTAACATCTACTGATGTGGGGGACAGTAGTATATACAATATAGAGAAGTTGGAAGAAGATATGTACAAATCTATTCGTAACGAAATGTGTAATAATTTGTTACGCTCAAGTTTCAAAACGGATGTGGTATCCTCTGCCACTGAATGTTCTCAAGGAAACCACAGGGATGCTGAAATTGACATTCTTGGAAAGTACATTGTTGCACTTTCAAGTGAGACAATTGGAAACCCTTTGGGTACTGAAAACACTGATGTCGATAGAGAGTTGACAGAATCTACTTCACAGCCTCTTGTTTATGACGGGTTTGGACCGTTAGATTGTGACGGGATTTATCTTTCTTCCTGTGGGCATGCTGTACATCAGAGTTGCCTTGATCGCTATTTATCATCACTGAAGGAAAG ATTTGCCCGAAGGAGTTTCTTTGAGGGGGCACATATTGTGGATCCCAATCAG GGAGAGTTTCTGTGTCCTGTGTGTCGCAGACTAGCAAATTCTGTCTTGCCTGTAGTGAATGGGACTTCCCGAAAGGCTGGAAGGCAGCCTATGACTTCAACTGTTGATCAAGTGCCTTCTTTAGGTTCTTCATCTGCAGCGAACAAAGAAACATGTTCTCTTCTGCTTCAGCAAGGTTTATGTCTTCTAAAAACTGCCGCCAATGTGGTTGGGAGACCTGATTTCTTTGAAGGTCTTtcttttcaaagaaaagaaagtttaagTCAGAATCTGGAGCCTATATCCTGTGTTCTGTCCAAAATGTATTTTTCAAAAATGCAGGATAGATTCTTAGGATCTCCAAGGTTAAGCCACCCAATAATTTTATGGGATACTCTTAAATATTCCCTTATGTCAACAGAAATTGCTGCTCGCAGTGGAAAGACATATATGGCTGCAAATTATACTCTTACTTCTTTGTATAAGGAATTTAAATCTTCTAGTGAATTTACATTTTCCTTGTTGCAAAGAGTTGTCCAGAACTtgagcactacaaattctcttcATGCCCTCCAAAGATTTAGAGGTCTTCAACTATTTGCAGAGTCTATATGTTCTGGGCTTGTCTTTGATAACCACAGCACCACACATAACAAAGAAG ATAAGCTCCTTCGTATCTTGAAGCATGATGATAAGGAAGCATTATATCCTGACATTCAATTATGGAATTCGGCATCTCATCCTGTTCTTGCTCGTGACCCTTTCTCATCACTGATTTGGGTTGTCTTCTGTCTTCCCTGTCCATTTATCTCATGCGAGGAGTCCTTGTCATCCCTTGTGCATATTTTCTATGTTGTCTCTGTGATTCAG TTGCAGAGGCCCAATTTCTAA